One genomic window of Notamacropus eugenii isolate mMacEug1 chromosome 6, mMacEug1.pri_v2, whole genome shotgun sequence includes the following:
- the SPTSSB gene encoding serine palmitoyltransferase small subunit B has product MMNLRYVKDYFAWLYYQYTIISCCAVLEPWERSMFNTIFLTIVGMVVYTAYVFIPIHIRLAWEFFSEIFGDQSTASVSN; this is encoded by the coding sequence ATGATGAATCTAAGGTACGTGAAGGATTACTTTGCCTGGCTCTATTACCAGTACACCATCATCAGCTGCTGCGCTGTCCTGGAGCCCTGGGAGCGATCCATGTTCAACACTATTTTTCTCACCATTGTGGGAATGGTGGTATACACGGCCTATGTCTTCATACCCATCCACATACGCCTGGCTTGGGAGTTCTTCTCAGAAATATTTGGAGACCAAAGTACTGCTTCTGTCTCTAACTAA